In the Euzebya sp. genome, one interval contains:
- a CDS encoding type II toxin-antitoxin system death-on-curing family toxin yields the protein MDEVLQINEAIIGPGRLRDRPLLESALARPASSAFGELVFQTVHDQAAATLHAIARSHAFLDGNKRTALVACVAFYRRCGYRMTIDQDEFADLVVEVAQGTYSVGALAGSLKGHVEPVPDEGLEPPD from the coding sequence GTGGACGAGGTCCTCCAGATCAACGAGGCCATCATCGGCCCTGGCCGGCTCCGTGACCGACCACTACTCGAGAGCGCGCTGGCTAGGCCGGCATCGAGTGCCTTCGGGGAACTTGTGTTCCAGACGGTCCACGACCAGGCCGCGGCCACACTCCACGCCATCGCACGCAGCCACGCATTCCTCGACGGCAACAAGCGCACGGCCCTGGTCGCGTGCGTCGCCTTCTACAGGCGATGCGGCTACCGCATGACCATCGATCAGGACGAGTTCGCTGACCTCGTCGTTGAGGTGGCCCAGGGAACCTACTCCGTAGGAGCTCTCGCCGGATCACTCAAGGGACACGTCGAGCCCGTGCCCGACGAGGGTCTCGAGCCCCCGGATTAG
- a CDS encoding sce7726 family protein: MTRLSDPPIRAALHSRLDEQLSDGDRVVFEMPVCGGTARLDAARLNGHLEGYEIKSDRDTLARLDGQVQAYGRVVDRMTIVCTPRHLDQAMDVVPPWWGVWEATGDGVHVDLAEVRSATENPDQESVWVAQLLWRDECLSLLDLAGVTGVRSKPRRVLWRRLADVYDLPELSPLVTGVLKNRRGWLAVR, from the coding sequence ATGACCCGGCTCAGCGACCCGCCGATCCGCGCCGCGCTGCACAGCCGCCTCGACGAGCAGCTGAGCGACGGCGACCGCGTCGTGTTCGAGATGCCGGTCTGCGGCGGCACCGCACGCCTCGATGCAGCCCGGCTGAACGGCCACCTCGAGGGGTACGAGATCAAGAGCGACCGGGACACCCTCGCCCGCCTCGACGGTCAGGTCCAGGCCTACGGCCGTGTGGTCGACCGCATGACGATCGTGTGCACGCCTCGACACCTTGACCAGGCCATGGACGTCGTCCCGCCATGGTGGGGCGTCTGGGAAGCCACCGGCGACGGCGTCCATGTCGACCTGGCCGAGGTCCGCTCCGCAACGGAGAACCCCGATCAGGAGTCCGTGTGGGTCGCCCAACTCCTGTGGCGTGACGAGTGCCTGAGCCTGCTGGACCTGGCGGGCGTGACTGGAGTGCGCAGCAAGCCGCGGAGGGTGCTGTGGCGCCGGCTGGCCGACGTCTACGACCTCCCTGAGCTCTCGCCACTGGTCACAGGGGTACTGAAGAACCGCCGCGGCTGGCTAGCTGTGCGGTGA
- a CDS encoding HNH endonuclease signature motif containing protein — MKVCAEPGCPTLVERGTARCDAHRLPDRRPADRWRYNDRKWRRIRAQVLKLHPICTCPGCPASRRRPGHTGVCGGEATIADHIIRRRDGGSDRHENLQPRCQSCHSAKTVREDSGFGRPAA, encoded by the coding sequence GTGAAGGTCTGCGCCGAGCCGGGCTGCCCGACCCTGGTCGAACGGGGGACGGCGCGCTGTGACGCCCACCGGCTGCCTGACCGGCGGCCGGCGGACCGGTGGCGCTACAACGACCGGAAGTGGCGGCGGATCCGCGCTCAGGTCCTCAAGCTCCACCCGATCTGCACCTGCCCGGGCTGCCCGGCCAGTCGCCGCCGTCCCGGCCACACCGGCGTCTGCGGGGGCGAGGCGACGATCGCGGACCACATCATCCGCCGGCGGGATGGCGGATCGGACCGCCACGAGAACCTGCAGCCCCGCTGCCAGTCCTGCCACTCCGCCAAGACCGTCCGCGAGGACTCCGGGTTCGGAAGGCCCGCCGCGTGA
- a CDS encoding helix-turn-helix transcriptional regulator → MSRLDLELLAGQHAPALAAHLIAAITAYRRRLVDAGLPDPAGLADVIGQLRSSAARSGQVPALPPPAVHGAGVTTLLTYADAEARTGLSESTLRRRVRDGSLPAVRLGGAVRFDPADLDAAIERAKGTAA, encoded by the coding sequence GTGAGCCGCCTGGACCTCGAGCTCCTCGCCGGCCAGCACGCCCCCGCGCTGGCGGCCCACCTGATCGCGGCGATCACCGCCTACCGGCGCCGGCTGGTCGACGCGGGGCTGCCGGATCCGGCCGGTCTGGCCGACGTGATCGGTCAACTGCGGTCATCTGCTGCCAGGAGCGGTCAAGTTCCGGCGCTGCCGCCGCCGGCGGTGCACGGTGCCGGTGTGACCACACTGCTGACCTACGCGGACGCCGAGGCGCGGACCGGCTTGTCGGAGTCGACGCTGCGCCGCCGGGTTCGGGACGGGTCGCTGCCGGCGGTCCGGCTCGGCGGGGCGGTTCGCTTCGACCCTGCCGATCTGGACGCCGCGATCGAGCGGGCGAAGGGGACCGCGGCATGA
- a CDS encoding helix-turn-helix domain-containing protein: MTLTDLRGRATITVPEAAELLGVGRNSAYDAARAGDIPTLRIGRRLVVPTHRLLHLLGVPVHDDAPAAGTGEGEKSSTHLAGEEGRHAPA, translated from the coding sequence ATGACGCTGACCGATCTCCGCGGACGCGCCACCATCACCGTGCCCGAGGCCGCCGAACTCCTCGGCGTCGGCCGCAACAGCGCCTACGACGCCGCCCGCGCCGGCGACATCCCGACCCTCCGAATCGGCCGCCGGCTCGTCGTTCCGACCCATCGGCTGCTGCACCTGCTGGGTGTCCCCGTCCATGACGACGCCCCCGCCGCTGGTACCGGCGAGGGCGAGAAGTCGTCTACTCACCTGGCCGGCGAGGAGGGTCGACATGCGCCAGCGTAG
- a CDS encoding helix-turn-helix domain-containing protein produces the protein MTPRTALMKRTRARQSLPPPAECRRIREAAGASIAEIARAIQVTPQAVWAWETGKTQPNATNLVAYVDLLADLREVTAA, from the coding sequence ATGACACCCCGAACGGCGCTGATGAAGCGCACCCGAGCACGTCAGTCCCTTCCGCCTCCTGCGGAGTGCCGGCGGATCCGTGAGGCCGCCGGCGCGTCCATCGCCGAGATCGCCCGAGCCATCCAGGTGACGCCGCAAGCTGTGTGGGCCTGGGAGACCGGAAAGACCCAGCCCAACGCCACGAACCTGGTCGCCTACGTCGACCTACTGGCAGACCTCCGGGAGGTGACCGCGGCGTGA
- a CDS encoding helix-turn-helix domain-containing protein, whose protein sequence is MSTEPLSLAAAPDVLTVEEVALVLRVSPGVVYRMIHRGELPNRRAGRRILIPRVPLQGWLHAADHEDARP, encoded by the coding sequence ATGTCGACCGAACCTCTCTCCCTGGCCGCGGCCCCCGACGTCCTCACCGTCGAGGAGGTCGCCCTGGTCCTGCGCGTCTCCCCCGGCGTCGTCTACAGAATGATCCACCGCGGCGAGCTGCCCAACCGGCGCGCCGGACGACGGATCCTGATCCCCCGCGTCCCCCTGCAGGGCTGGTTGCACGCCGCCGATCACGAAGACGCTCGACCCTGA
- a CDS encoding tyrosine-type recombinase/integrase — translation MSIYKRGKTYTISIELGRDANGKRLRRYRHGFRTVKEAGEALVLWKAELIGGRFVDPTKTTVATYLQQHWLPYKKPALLRQAEEAVVTREIDPLTDAPEPQGGEVAVTSYWAYERAVRIHLVPALGGALLQQLRGRQVEDMLRGMQDRGLSPKTMHNVFGVLHRSLEDAVRWELIGRNPCDTVMMPKVPKTPITSWSLPELRAFLAAVRDHEYAGAFMLLISTGIRRGELSGLTWPCVDLDREEIRVRWTLTRGKGGRIWKGPKTRGGGRTIALDSMTVQALKVWHIRQAAMRLAAGPAWQVHNADDFGQALPDVVFTHADGTQVAPERWLKWLTDICEANGIRKISVHDVRHTYATLALEAATSMADMKQLSDRLGHATISFTLDKYAHALPDKDRKLAQDIADLYHGDGTVLDFKEAKRRRDAGDELEDGTVEGNAER, via the coding sequence ATGAGCATCTACAAGCGCGGCAAGACCTACACGATCTCCATCGAGTTGGGCCGCGACGCCAACGGCAAGCGCCTCCGCCGGTACCGCCACGGCTTCCGCACCGTCAAGGAAGCCGGCGAGGCGCTGGTGCTGTGGAAGGCCGAGCTGATAGGGGGACGATTCGTCGACCCGACGAAGACCACGGTCGCCACGTACCTCCAACAGCACTGGCTGCCCTACAAGAAGCCCGCGCTGCTCCGACAGGCCGAAGAGGCGGTGGTGACGCGAGAGATCGACCCCCTAACCGACGCACCCGAACCCCAAGGCGGCGAGGTGGCCGTCACCTCCTACTGGGCCTACGAGCGGGCGGTCCGGATCCACCTCGTCCCTGCTCTAGGTGGCGCGCTGCTCCAGCAGCTGCGCGGCCGCCAGGTCGAGGACATGCTCCGCGGGATGCAGGACCGGGGCCTGTCACCCAAGACCATGCACAACGTGTTCGGCGTACTGCACCGGTCGCTCGAGGATGCCGTCCGCTGGGAACTGATCGGCCGGAACCCTTGCGACACCGTCATGATGCCGAAGGTGCCCAAGACGCCCATCACCAGCTGGAGCCTCCCTGAGCTCCGTGCCTTTCTGGCTGCGGTCAGGGACCACGAGTACGCCGGCGCGTTCATGCTGCTGATCTCCACGGGCATCCGGCGCGGTGAGTTGAGCGGCCTCACCTGGCCGTGCGTCGACCTGGACCGCGAAGAGATCAGGGTCCGGTGGACCTTGACCCGCGGCAAGGGAGGCAGGATCTGGAAGGGTCCCAAGACCAGAGGCGGTGGCCGGACGATCGCGCTCGACTCCATGACGGTGCAGGCGCTGAAGGTGTGGCACATCCGGCAGGCCGCCATGCGACTGGCGGCCGGTCCCGCATGGCAGGTGCACAACGCCGACGACTTCGGCCAGGCCCTTCCCGACGTGGTCTTCACCCACGCGGATGGAACACAGGTTGCGCCCGAGCGGTGGCTGAAGTGGTTGACGGACATCTGCGAAGCCAATGGCATCCGCAAGATCAGCGTCCACGACGTGCGACACACCTACGCCACCCTGGCGCTCGAGGCCGCCACCTCGATGGCCGACATGAAGCAGCTGTCCGACCGCCTCGGCCACGCGACGATCTCCTTCACCCTGGACAAGTACGCTCACGCGCTCCCCGACAAGGACCGGAAGCTCGCCCAGGACATCGCCGACCTCTACCACGGCGACGGGACGGTGCTCGACTTCAAGGAGGCGAAGCGCCGCCGTGACGCCGGC